The following is a genomic window from Synechococcales cyanobacterium CNB.
CTCCCCCGACTCCCTCACTTCCCCGTCAGCAGCACGATCCCCAGCAGGATCGCAGCAACACCCCCAGCCTTCCGCGCCGTCATCGGCTCGTGCAGCACGACCACCGCCAACGCCGCCGCAACCGCCGGGGCAAGCGCGAACGCGATCGGCTTGACCCGCGAAATCTCGCCGAGGTGCAGCGCGGCGTAGAAGAAGATCATCGCCGCCGCCCCAGCCACCAGGCCAGACCCGAGCGCGAGCTTGAGCAGCGTCGGTGCGCCAGCCCGGTGCCAGTCCGCAGGCTCGGCCCGCAGCACCCGCACGGCCACGAACCACGCCGCCCACAGCACGGGCAGCGCAACCGTGCTGCGCACCGCGATCGCCGTGATCGGCCCCACGCGACCCGTGTGCAGCACGCTCTTTGTAAACAACTCCCCGACACCCCAGCACACACCCGCCAATGCCGCGAAAAGGATCGCCTTCATGGCGGTCAGTCTACAGCCACGGGGCGTTCCCCTTGGTCTTTGACCTTCCCATCCCCTGGCAATATCGGAACCGCTCCCGCGTTGGGCTTGGTACCATCCTCTCGAGGAGGCTCCCCATGCGAACCACCCTGGTCGTGATCGCCACCTTCGCGGTGTCGCTCGGGTTTTCCGCCGCGCTCACCCAGCCGGAACGTCAGGGCCAGCCCGGGGGGCAGCGGCAGTTCGGCCAGCAGCCGGAAGGCCGCGTTGGGGGTGAGTTCCTCGCCCACCTCCGAGGCGCGGTCAACCCGACCGAGGAGCAATGGCAGAAACTCGTCGCCAGGCACGACGCCTACCGGGTGGCCCAGCGCGAAGCCATGCGCGAACTCATGCCCCCGCGCGAGCCGGGCGAACGCCTCGCGCCCGAAGGCGCGGATCGTGAAGCGCTCTTCCAGCGGATGCAGGCGGCCATGAAGCCGATCAACGAGTCGTTCCTCAACGACTGCCGCGCACTGCTCGACCCCGAGCAGCGCGAGCTCTTCGACGCCTACGTCACCGAGGCCGACCTGGGCATGAGAATGGGAGGCCTGGGCGCGCCGGCCCGCGGCGCGGGCGCTCAGGGACAGCGGCCCGTCCGAGTCGGCTCGCCCGCGCCGGATTTCGAACTGCGCAACCTCGCCGGCGAAATCGTCCCGCTCGCCTCACTCCGCGGCAAGCCCACCGTCGTCGAGTTCGGCAGCTACACCTGCCCGCGCTTCCGCGAGAAGGTCGCCGACTTCGCCAAGGTTCGCGAGCAGTTCGGCGACCGCGTCAACTGGGTCTTCGTCTACACCCGCGAAGCCCACCCGAGCGACGCCAGGCCCCTGACCGCGAACACCCGCGCCGGCATCTCGCTCGCGCAGCACGCGACCGCCGAGGACCGCGCCAAGGCCGCCGCCCTCGCCAAGGACAAGCTCGCCCTCGGATCCGTCGTGCTCGTCGACGACCTCGAAAACAAGGCGGCGACCGCGTGGGCTGGCTTCCCCAACCGCGCGTTCGTGCTCGACGCCCAGGGCATCGTCGCCTCACGCCAGGTCTGGAGCGACCCGAAGGAAACCGAGCAGACCCTGAAAGTCCTGCTCGGCCTCGTGCCGCCAGAAGCACAGCCCGCGCCGCGCAGCGTACCCCCAGGATCGAACCGCTTCTGACCCCGGCGGGTATCCTCCCGCCATGCGCACTCCCTTCGTCGGCGGCAACTGGAAAATGAACACCGACCGCGCGTCGGGCGTCGCGCTCGCCCGCGCGGTCGCGCAAGGAGCGGATGCGTGCAAAGGGGTTGAGGTCGCGGTCTTTCCGCCGTTCCCCTACCTCGGCACGATCGCCGACGCGCTGCAAGGCTCCCGGGTCGCTCTCGGCGCACAGAACCTCTACCACGAGAAGAACGGCGCGTTCACCGGCGAGGTGTCGGCCGCCATGCTCATCGACTGCGGCGTCTCCGCCGTGCTCACCGGGCACTCGGAACGCCGCCTCGTCATCGGCGAGAGCGACGACCTCGTCAACCGCAAGACTCGCGCTGCGCTCGACGCGGGACTGACCTGCGTGCTCTGCATCGGCGAAACGCTCGACCAGCGCGAACGCGGCGAGACGGACGCCGTGAACGAGCGGCAACTGCGCGCCGGCCTCGCGGGGGTCCGCGCGGAACAGGCCGCGCGGCTGGTCATCGCATACGAACCGGTCTGGGCGATCGGCACGGGACGTAACGCCTCGCCCGCCGACGCCCAGGACGCCCATGCCAGGGTGCGGGCCGTGGTGGCGTCCGTGTTCTCCCGCGAGGCGGCGGCGGCGATGCGGATCATCTACGGCGGGTCGCTCAAGCCGGACAACGCCGAGGCCCTGCTCGCCAGGCCGGACGTGGACGGGGGGCTGGTCGGCGGAGCGTCGCTCTCGGCATCGGACTTCTGCGCCATCGTGCGGGCGGCCGAGACGAGGGTGGCGAGGCCGATCGCCTAGACTCCCGCCCGGCTCCGCTGGTCGGACGCCGGCATCGCGCGGCCGAAAACCCGAATCATCGATCGACCGCCCGGAGCCAACGCCAGATGCACTCGACGCTGACCGTTCCCGCCCTGCTCGCCGCTTCGCCGATCCTGAGCGGCCTGCTCGGGGTGGCGTTCCTCGGCTGCTCACTCCTGCTGATCCTGACGGTGCTGATCCAGCGCCCGCAGGGCGGCGGCCTGAGCGGCGCGTTCGGGTCGGGGTCCGGCTCAGGCGAGACGGCGTTCGGCGCGCGGACGGGCGATGCGCTCACGATCGCGACGATCGGATTCTTCGTGCTGTGGCTGGTCATGGCGGTCACACTGGTATTCGTCAGCCGGCCTTCGGGGCCGATCCCCGTAACTGCGCCAGCGGCCCAGACGACCGCGCCGGTCGAAGACCTGCCGACGGGGCAGACCCCGCCGCCGACCGCCCAGCCTGTGCCCGAAGTCCCCGCGGCCAGTCCGGTCGATGGGGACCAGCCGGTCCGTTCGCCGGAGGGCGGGGATGAGAGCGGGAACAAGCCGGAGTGATGCGAGGCGCGGCAGAGAGGCTTTGATTAGACTCCGGAGGCGCGTCCGTCCGACGGCGGGCGTGTGAGTCGGGCCGTGGGGTTGGGAGTCGCGCGTGATCCGGAGCATGACGGGGTTCGGAGAATCGTCGTCGCAGGTGGACGGCGTGCATTTCTTCGTCGAGTTGCGATCGCTGAACAACAAGTACTTCAAGGCCGTCATCCGGCTGCCCGAGACGCTGCAGGTGCTGGAGGCGGAGTTGGAGTCGCTGCTGCGGCGTCGGATCAGCCGCGGGACGGTGACGTTGACGGCGAGTTGCACGGATTCGTCGGAGACGGCAGCGCTGGACGTGAACCACCGCGCGCTGGACCGCTACGTGGAGCAGTTGCGGCGTGTGAAGGCGGTGGCGGCGGGTGAGTTGCAGATCGACGTTGGGTCGCTGCTCGCACTGCCGGGCGTCCTGCAGCCGCCGGCGGACGAGGAGGACCGGCTGCTGCGGGCACGGGCGGAGTTCTCGCGGCTGACGGACCTGGCTTGCGATCATGCGATCTCGATGCGCCGGCGCGAGGGGGCGATGCTGGAAGAGGAGTTGCGCCGTCACGCCGGGGAGATCGGAGCGCGGCTGGAGCAGATCGCGGCCCGCGCGCCGCAGGTGATCCAGGACTATGAGGCGAGGCTGCGTCAGCGGATCGACTCGATGCTGGAGTCGGCGGGGGTGAAGGTCGAGCCGGTGGAGTTGATCCGGGAGTTGGCGACGTACGCGGAGCGGACGGACATCGCTGAGGAGGTCGCACGGCTGAGCGCGCACATCGACCAGTTCGGCGACCTGCTCGGCGCGCCGGACGACCAGCCCGTGGGCAGGACGCTGGACTTCCTGGCGCAGGAGATGCTGCGCGAGGCGAACACGATCGCGAGCAAGTCGTCGGACGCGCTGATCTCGCGGCTGATCGTGGAGATCAAGGGCCTGATCGACCGGATCAAGGAGCAGGTCCAGAACGTCGAGTGAACGTAGGGCGCGGAGCCGCCACGGAGTGGCGGGGAACCCTGGGGCGAATGCACGCCGTGGAACCCGCACGCAACGGCGAGAACAACGGTCGCGACCGCTTCTCGATGGGCGAGTTGGCGGTGGTGTGTTCGCACTACGACCTGGGCGTGATCGAATCGGTGCATGAGTTCCCGCGCGGGTCGCGGCGTGCCCCGAAGGTTCTGCTGCGCACGTCGCGCGGCCCGCTGCTGCTCAAGCGGCGCGCGCCGGGGCGAGACGACCCGCACCGCGTTGCGTTCTCGCACGAGTTGCAGTTGCACTTGCACGCGGCGGGGTTCCCCGCGCCGGAGATCATCGGGACGCGGGCGGCGAACAACACGCTCGTGCAGGCGGGGGGGCACGTCTACGAGTTGTTCCGCTACGTGCCCGGCGAGGAGTACGACCGGTCTGCGGAGGCGACGGCGGACGCGGGCGCGCTGCTGGCTCGGCTGCACCGGCTGCTCGACGGGTTCATGCCGACGTTCCCCCCCCTCGTGGGATCGTTCCATGCACGCCCCGCAGTCGTCGATGCGCTGCGGCACGGGGGACGGCTGCCGACGGACCCGCGTTCGCGGTCCGCGCTTCGTCAGTTGCGACACCATTACGAGGCGGCTTCGCATGCCGTGGACCGGGCGGGGTACGGCGCATGGCCGGTGCAGGTCGTGCACGGGGACTGGCACCCGGGCAACATGGTGTTCCGGTCGCGGCGCGTGGCGGCGGTGGTGGACTTCGACTCGGCGTGCGTCGCGCCGACGCTCGCGGACGCGGCGGCGGGCGGCTTGCAGTTCTCGATCACGCGCGGGCCGGGCAAGCCCGCGTCATGGCCGGCGGAGCTGGACCTTGGCAGGTTGGGGGCGTTCTTCGCCGGATGGCGTGCCGAGGCGGGTCGTGCGCCGGAGGCGCCCCACGCGATCCCCGACCTGATGGTGGAGGCTCTGATCTCCGAGACGATCGCGCCGATCGCGGTGACGGGAACATTCGGAGGGCTGGACGCCGGGGAGTTCCTGTCCATGGCGCTTCGGAAAGCGGACTGGCTCCGGGCGAACGCCGTGGAGGTGGCCCGGGCGGCGTCCGGGGAACGACAGGCCTGTTGACCCGTGCCGGCGGGCTGCGCAGACTTAGGGATCGGGCGACGCCCGAGGAGGCCGCATGACCGCAGCGACCGTCCGTCGATCGGGTTTGGCGGCCTGGCTGGCTGTGTCGGTAGCGGCGGCAGCGTCCGGGCAGTCGCCGACGCCCCCTCGGGACTTGCGGACGGTGATCCGCGACCTCGACGCGGTGTCGTTGGAGGCTCGCGAGGCCGCGACGATGCGGCTGATGAGCCTCGAAGGGCTCCGTCTGGCGGACATCGAACCGCTGTTGAACGATCCGACCCTGACGCCGGAGCAGGTGGCACGGTTGGACCGGGTAGCGTTCATGTGTTTTCAGCGGACGCAGCGGGGCGCTCTGGGGGTGCAGTTCGGGAACCAGAACGGCGACGGCACGGAGATCGCGGCGACGGTCGGGGGGTTCGATGCCTCGGTCTCGCTTCGGCCGCGGGACGTGGTGCGGTCGGCGGGCGGCGTGAGGCTGTCCGACACGCTGACGTTTCGCGCGGTGATCCTCTCGTACGAGCCTGGCGACGCGGTGCCGCTGGAGATTGTCCGCGACGGGAAGCCGATGCGAGTCGAGGTTCGGCTGGGTCGATTCGCGGACCTTCAGCAGCCGATGGTCCCGGATTACGCCGTGATGGCTCGAGCGTGGGAGTTGCGGCGTGAGCGGGCGATGAAGCCTTCGATGGTGATCGATGCGGGGCTGGAGCCGGGCGAGTGGGAGCCGTTGGTTCCGGAGTTGGATGCGCGGTCGTCCCGACGCGGCCCGGTCCGTGTGTCGCAGCATCCCGGGATGGGGACCGCGTTGATCGCCGGCGGCTTGCCCCGGCAGGCGTTGCAGGATGAGGGCTGGCGGGTGGTGGTTCGCCCTGAGGCGCTGGAGCGCGGCGAACGCGATGCGATGGCACGGATCGAGGCGCTGCAGCTGCAGCGGCAGTGGTTCGTGGACCGGATTTTGGCGTTCGAGGCCGCGTTGCGGCAGCGCGACCTGCCGGCGGACCAGCGCGAGGCGCTGTTGCGTCAGCGCGCGGAGACGGCGGAGCAGCTGCGTGATCTCGAGGAGACGATCCGGGCGATCCGGTTCGGGCAGGTCGTCGAGCCGTAGAGGTTATCGCGCGAGTTGAGCGGCGATCTTCGCGGCGAGGGCTGCGCCGTCGGTGTGATTGAGGGGGTGCGGTCGCCAGACGATGCCGAGTCCGCCCGCGCTCTGGCCGGGGAAGCGTGGGATGACGTGGAAGTGGACGTGCATGACGGCCTGATGGGCGTCGGCGCCGTTGTTCTGGAGGACGTTGAATGCCTGTGCGCCGGTGGCTTGAAGAACGGCGCGGCAGATGCGCGGCAGGACGCGGCCGATCGCGGCGGCGGACTCGTCGGAGAGTGCGTCGAGTGTCGCGGCGGGTTCCTTGGGGATGACAAGGACGTGGCCGGGGCTGAGCGGGTTGACGTCGAGGAAGGCGAGGACGTGGTCGTCCTCGTAGACGCGATGGCAGGGGATTTCGCCGCGGATGATCCTGGCGAAGACGGTCTCGGGCATGGGCGAAGTGTACCGGGCCGGAGCTTCGGTAGAATCGGGTGATGAGCCTGGACGCCCCGCCGGAAACCGAGGCCGCGACGAGACGAAGGATTGTCGCCCTGCCGCAGCTTGTGGTGGACCAGATCGCGGCGGGCGAGGTGGTTGAGCGTCCGGCATCGGTGGTGAAGGAACTGGTGGAGAACGCGCTGGATGCCGGGGCGCGGCGGATCATCGTCGAACTCGAGCAGGGCGGGATCGAACTCGTGCGCGTGAGCGACGACGGGTGCGGCATCCCGTCGGCGGAGCTGCCGCTGGCGGTCGCGCCGCACGCGACGAGCAAGTTGCGGGGTGCGGCGGACCTCGAGCGCGTGGCGACGCTGGGGTTCCGGGGCGAGGCGCTGGCGTCGATCGCGTCCGTCTCGCGGCTGAGCCTGCGCTCGCGCACGCTGGAGGAACAGGGTGCATCGGTGATCGAGGTCGAGGGTGGGCGTGCGTCGGAGGTGAAGCCAGCGGCCGGCGCGCCTGGAACGGCTGTCGCGGTGCGCAATCTGTTCTACAACACGCCTGCGCGACGGAAGTTCCTGCGGACGCTAGGAACTGAGCAGGCGCGGTGCGTGGACCTGGTTCGGACGCTCGCGCTGGCGCACCCGGCGGTCGGATTCGAGTTGCGTGCTGACGGGCGGACCTTGTTGGACCTGCCGCCGGAGCAGAGCGTGCGCGACCGCGCGCTGGACGTGCTGGGGCGTGAGCTGGAGCGCGAGTTGGTGGAGTTGGGGGGGGTGGGGCCTGAGCCGCCGCCGGGCGTGGCGATCTGGGGGCTGGCGGGTCGGCCGGGCGTGGCGCGGGCATCGCGTACGGCGCAGCACCTGTACGTGAACGGTCGCGCGGTTGCGGATCGGACGCTGCAGCACGCGGTGCGCGAGGCGTACCGCGGATTGATCGACCCGACACGCCACCCGCTGGTGGTAGTAATGCTGGAACTGCCGCCGGAAGCGGTAGACGTGAACGTGCACCCGGCGAAGGCGGAGGTCCGGTTCCGGGACCAGGGGCTGGTGCATTCGGTGGTGCTGGGGGCGGTGCGGGAGGCGTTGCGTGCGGCGGACCTGACGCCGAGCGTGCCGTCGGCGCATTTCACGGGGACGACGCCGGAGGCGCGGGTGTCGTCGTTCGTGGAGTACTTCGGCCGGCAGGTTCCGGCACAAACGGGGGGACGGTTCTCGTACGAGGCGGTGCGATCGGCTGTGGAGGCGGCGGGTGCACCGAGTCCGGCGGGTGATGGCGTCCCGGGGGCGGGCGCACCGCCGATCGCCGTGCCGAGGCCGGTGGACCGTGCGCTGCAGGTGCACAACTCGTACATTGTGACTCAGGACGAGCAGGGCGTGGTGATCATCGACCAGCACGCCCTGCACGAGCGGGTGATGTTCGAGTTGCTGCTGGAGCGCGTGGCGAGCGGTCCGCTGGAGAGCCAGCGACTGCTGACGCCGATCGTCGTGGAGGCGCCCGCGGAGCGTGTGTCGCGGCTGGCGGACCTGGGGCCGCTGCTGGAGCGGATCGGCGTGGACGCGGCGCCGATGGGGCCTCGTTCGGTGGGGATTCATGCGTTCCCGACGTTCCTGTTTGAGCGCGGCGTGGAGGCCGGCCCGTTCATGGAGGACCTGCTGCACCGGGCGGAGGAGGAAGGCTTTGTGCCGGACGGCGAGGAGACGTTGCGCGAGGTGCTGGACATGATGGCGTGCAAGGCGGCGGTGAAGGCTGGAGATCGGCTGACCGAGCCGGAACTGGGCGCGCTGCTGGACCTGCGTGGAGAGGTGGAGCGGTCGTCGTCGTGCCCGCACGGGAGGCCGACGTCGATCCGGCTGACGATCAGGGATCTGGAGCGTCTGTTCGGTCGCTCGTAAGGAGCAGCACGATGCCGAGTTGCACGGCGAGCGTGACGATCCAGGCGGCGCCGGAGACGGTGTTTCGAGCATGCACGGACTTGGCGCGGGCGGCGGACCGCGTCGAGGCGATCACCCGGATCGAGGTGCTGACGGAGGGTCCGGTCGGGGTCGGGACGCGGTTCCGGGAGACGCGGGTGATGTTCGGGCGCGAGGCGAGCGAGGAGATGGAGATCGTCGAGTTCGACCCGCCGCGGTCGTTCGTGATGACGGCCGAATCGCACGGGATGCGGTACCGGACGGCGCATCGGTTCGTGCCCGAAGGGAGCGGGACGCGGGTGGAGATCGAGTTCAGCGGGCGGGCGGTGAGTCTCGGGGCGAAACTGCTGATGCCGCTGGGAGCGTTGATGATGGGCGCGTGCCGGAAGGCGTTGAACAAGGATCTGGCCGACGTGAAGCGGGCGGTTGAGAGCGGATCGTAAGGTTTGCCGTGCAACGGGGAGGGAAGTGTGGTAGTCTGATCGGCGGGTGGCGCCGACACCCCTTGGGAGCGGCGGCATGGCGAAGATCTGCGCCGTCTGTGGCGAGGACTGCTCCGACCGGCCTCGGGTGAAGGACAAGGCAGGGCGGTACTACTGCAAGCCCTGCGAGGCGAAGGCGGCGGCGAGGTCGGGGTTTGCGGCCGTGGCTGCCTCTGCGGGAACAACGGCCACGACGATGCTCGCGGCGGCCGGGGTGGACGACATCATCCCGATCGAGGACGCGCACGTCGCGGTGGAGAAGGCGTGCCCGGTGTGCATGCTGCGTATCTCCGCAGATGCGGTGGTGTGCGTCCACTGCGGGTACGACGAGCGAAAAGGGATCCAGAGTTCGACGCTCGTGGAGGGGAAGCGCGCGGGCGACGGGCGGGTGAGGCTGCCGTGCGCGAAGTGCGGGTACGACCTGACCGGGCTGCACGCGCCGCGGTGCCCGGAGTGCGGGACCATCGTGGGAACGACGCACCGCGAGCGGATCGACAGCACGGTGTCGCGGGACGTGGCGAGGCGGGAGTACACGAAGCCGATCGTGATGTTCGCGGTGGGGACGCTGGCGACGCTCGGCTACTTCATGCTGACGGGTCGGCCGCTCGCCATCGTGCCGTACCTGATCGGGACGGCGATGGCGTTGCCCGTGGGCATGATCGTGCTGTGGTTGTGCTGCCTGGGTTGGATCGGGTTCAACGCGCCGTTCCATCTGAATGCGCTGAGGCTGATGGGCATTTATGCCGTGGTGGCCTTCGCGCTTGTGGCAACGTCGTGGCTGCCCTACCGGTTCATCTGGCTCGGCGTGTCGGGGATGATCTACGCCTGGTTGCTTGCGGAGATGATGGACATGGATCGGTCGGACGGCGCGATCGTGGCGCTTTTGACATTCGTGGCGATGCTGGTGCTGGGGTTCGTCGTGCTGACATATTTCTCGTGAAACCCCCTGGGTGCATCGGTCGGGGTTCGGCGGCTGAGCCTCAACTCCGTTCTTCCGTGGCCCGATAGCCCCCATAACACGCCTCTCGCGGGCGTCCGCGCGCGGCATCGACAGGGGGTGCTCCATGTTCACGAAGGGCACAGACGTCTTCTTCACACTGCCCGAGGAGTCCGGGTCGCGGGTGCTGCATGCGGCGAAGGTGGTGGACGTGCGGAACGGGATGTTCGTGGCCCGGTTCGACGAGCCCGGGCTGACCGCGACGCCGGGGACGGAAGTGGCGGTGTTCTTCCAGGGTCGGAACGGGTTCATGCAACAGCCGGCGCGGATCACCGCCTCGCTGGATGAGGGAGCCTCGCGGGCGTTCGGGTTCCAGACGACGGGCGAGGCGGCGTCGTGCGAATCGCGCGAGTGCTACCGGGTGAGCACGGTGACGACGGGGTTCAGCGCGACGATCGAGAGCGAACCGGAGTGCCCGCTGACGGACGTGAGCGCGACGGGGTTCTCGGTGATCTCGGGCGGGAACCACGGGTACGGTGCGGTGGTGGCGGTGGAGGTGGAGTACGAGCGGACGAAGTACGCCGGTCGGGCGCGGGTGCAGAGCATCAAGCCTCTGACCCCGGGGCGGACGCGGTACGGGCTGCTCTGCCTGCCGTCGGACGGTCCGAGGTCGCTGCTGGTGGGGATGCAGCGGATCAGCGCGGCGGTGCAGCGTCAACAGTTGCGCAGGCGGTCGGGCACGGGCTGATCCTCGCTCGCTGCCCAGACGTACCCCGGCTCGACGACGATGATGCGCACGTGGTCCGCGCCGGCGGCGGCGAGCAAGCGGCGCATCGGCTCGTCGCGGTGTTCGTCGGAGAGTTCGAACGTCGAGTGATGGATGGGGAGCAGGCGAGCACCCGGGGCGGCCGTGAACATCTCCCAGACCTGCTCGGGCGTGGCGTGCTTGTGCTGCCAAGGGTCGTAGGCGCCGATGCCAAAAAGGGCGAGATCAATCGGACCGACGCCGCGGAAGGCGTCGGTGCGTGCGGTGTCGCCTGCGGCGATGGTTCGACGGTCGTCCGAGACGATGACGTAGGAGTTGAAGCCGCGGCCGAAGTCGAGCCAGGCGCGAGCGCCCCAGTGGGCGGGGCGGATGGCTCGGACGGCAAGGTTCTCGATTTCGCGTTCGTCGTCCCAGTCGAGTTCGATGACGTGGCGGAAGCCGCGCGGGATCAGGCCGCGGGTGCCGCGTGCGGTGATGACGGTGGTGCGCGACGAGGCGAGCGCGGCGAGGGTCGGACGGTCGAGGTGGTCGTAGTGGGCGTGGGTGATGAGGATCGCGTCGGCAGGTGGAAGCGTCGAGGGATCGACGGGGCACGAACGGCGGGCGGGGCCGAGCGTGAGCGGGCCGAGGCGAGGGCCGATACGACGTGAGAAGACGGGATCGATGAGGAGGGTGACGCCGCCCTGACGGAGGAGGACGCTGGCATGTCCGAGCCAAGCGGCGGCGAGTTCATGCTCATGCAGGCCGCGCAGGTCTGGTGGCGCACCAGCGCCGTCGGTGCGGGTGCGGGCGACATCGCGGATGGACTCGGCGAGATCGCGGGGGTAGCGGCGAAGGCCCGAAGCGGTCGCTGCGGCGGCGATTCTGAGCCTGCCTGGGCCTGCGTTTGGATCTCGCCGCTGCACGGCTGGATCATTGGGGGGTGAGGAAGCCGGGTCACGAGGTACGGGCCAGAAGCACGACGACCTGTGCCTCGACGGCCTTGCCCTCGCCGATCGGGCCGATGCGCTCGTGGGTCTTTCCCTTAATGTTGACGCGTTCGATCGGAATGCCCAAGAGGCCGGCCAGATTATCGCGGACGGCCTGCTTGGAGGGTGCGAGCCTCGGTCGTTCGAGGATGACGACGGCGTCGGTGTTGACGACGCGCCAGCCGGCTGCATGGACCCGACGGAGGGCCTCGGCGACAAAGACCGTGGAATCCGCGCCTGCCCAGCGGGGGTCGGAGTCGGAGAAGACCTCGCCGATGTCCGGGCCTCCGATCGCTCCGAGGAGGGCGTCGGTGAGGGCGTGGAGGAGGACGTCGCCATCGGAGTGGCCTGCGGGTCCGCGGTCATGTTCGAATCGAACGCCGCCGATGACGAGGGGACGACCACTCCCGACGGGGGAAAGAGGCTCCAAGCGGTGGAGGTCCCAGCCCAGGCCGACGCGGAAGGCGAGGTCGGACGGGCTGGTTCGGGCTTCAGGCATGGGGTTGAGTCTACCGATAAGTCCCGTGGGAACCCGGCAGAACCGGGCTGCGACTGCCCGCGTAGGCATGGCGGCGCGCCCACGATGAAGCCCCTAGACTGCCACTCACCCAGACGGAGACCGAGCCGATGTCCATGAACCGCCCGGAGACCCGCTCGAACGCTCTTCTTGCGGGGCTGCTTTCTCTCTCGGTGATCGGTGCCGGGGTCGGATGCGGACTGGCGTACCGGCCGTACTTCGATCCGGGCGGCTCGGGAGCGGCGATCGACGAGTACACCTACGTCAGCGAGCCGTACATGCCGCAGACGATCACGGTGGTGGACACACGGACCGGTGAACCGGTGTTTGCGATGGATGTGCCTGTCGGTCAGCAGTTGGTGATCAACTTCGACGACAAGCAGGTGCAGAGCGAGGAGTGGATGTCGGGGGTGATGCGGTGGCGTCTGATGCCCGCGGGGCACCGGTACGGGCGCCTGACGAACCGGATCGCGGTACCGCCGCCGTCGTCGCGGCGTGTGGACGTGACGCTGCGGGCGTACCCGGAGTTCCCCCCCGGCGGCAAGCCATCCCCGGCGGAAACGCAGACGGCAGCGCCCGCGAGCACGACCCATACTCCGGTGCCCCCCCCACCTCCTCCG
Proteins encoded in this region:
- the secG gene encoding preprotein translocase subunit SecG, with protein sequence MHSTLTVPALLAASPILSGLLGVAFLGCSLLLILTVLIQRPQGGGLSGAFGSGSGSGETAFGARTGDALTIATIGFFVLWLVMAVTLVFVSRPSGPIPVTAPAAQTTAPVEDLPTGQTPPPTAQPVPEVPAASPVDGDQPVRSPEGGDESGNKPE
- a CDS encoding YicC family protein; translated protein: MIRSMTGFGESSSQVDGVHFFVELRSLNNKYFKAVIRLPETLQVLEAELESLLRRRISRGTVTLTASCTDSSETAALDVNHRALDRYVEQLRRVKAVAAGELQIDVGSLLALPGVLQPPADEEDRLLRARAEFSRLTDLACDHAISMRRREGAMLEEELRRHAGEIGARLEQIAARAPQVIQDYEARLRQRIDSMLESAGVKVEPVELIRELATYAERTDIAEEVARLSAHIDQFGDLLGAPDDQPVGRTLDFLAQEMLREANTIASKSSDALISRLIVEIKGLIDRIKEQVQNVE
- a CDS encoding PDZ domain-containing protein; its protein translation is MTAATVRRSGLAAWLAVSVAAAASGQSPTPPRDLRTVIRDLDAVSLEAREAATMRLMSLEGLRLADIEPLLNDPTLTPEQVARLDRVAFMCFQRTQRGALGVQFGNQNGDGTEIAATVGGFDASVSLRPRDVVRSAGGVRLSDTLTFRAVILSYEPGDAVPLEIVRDGKPMRVEVRLGRFADLQQPMVPDYAVMARAWELRRERAMKPSMVIDAGLEPGEWEPLVPELDARSSRRGPVRVSQHPGMGTALIAGGLPRQALQDEGWRVVVRPEALERGERDAMARIEALQLQRQWFVDRILAFEAALRQRDLPADQREALLRQRAETAEQLRDLEETIRAIRFGQVVEP
- a CDS encoding redoxin domain-containing protein — protein: MPRKGSPSWRSVYSHGAFPLVFDLPIPWQYRNRSRVGLGTILSRRLPMRTTLVVIATFAVSLGFSAALTQPERQGQPGGQRQFGQQPEGRVGGEFLAHLRGAVNPTEEQWQKLVARHDAYRVAQREAMRELMPPREPGERLAPEGADREALFQRMQAAMKPINESFLNDCRALLDPEQRELFDAYVTEADLGMRMGGLGAPARGAGAQGQRPVRVGSPAPDFELRNLAGEIVPLASLRGKPTVVEFGSYTCPRFREKVADFAKVREQFGDRVNWVFVYTREAHPSDARPLTANTRAGISLAQHATAEDRAKAAALAKDKLALGSVVLVDDLENKAATAWAGFPNRAFVLDAQGIVASRQVWSDPKETEQTLKVLLGLVPPEAQPAPRSVPPGSNRF
- the mutL gene encoding DNA mismatch repair endonuclease MutL; this translates as MSLDAPPETEAATRRRIVALPQLVVDQIAAGEVVERPASVVKELVENALDAGARRIIVELEQGGIELVRVSDDGCGIPSAELPLAVAPHATSKLRGAADLERVATLGFRGEALASIASVSRLSLRSRTLEEQGASVIEVEGGRASEVKPAAGAPGTAVAVRNLFYNTPARRKFLRTLGTEQARCVDLVRTLALAHPAVGFELRADGRTLLDLPPEQSVRDRALDVLGRELERELVELGGVGPEPPPGVAIWGLAGRPGVARASRTAQHLYVNGRAVADRTLQHAVREAYRGLIDPTRHPLVVVMLELPPEAVDVNVHPAKAEVRFRDQGLVHSVVLGAVREALRAADLTPSVPSAHFTGTTPEARVSSFVEYFGRQVPAQTGGRFSYEAVRSAVEAAGAPSPAGDGVPGAGAPPIAVPRPVDRALQVHNSYIVTQDEQGVVIIDQHALHERVMFELLLERVASGPLESQRLLTPIVVEAPAERVSRLADLGPLLERIGVDAAPMGPRSVGIHAFPTFLFERGVEAGPFMEDLLHRAEEEGFVPDGEETLREVLDMMACKAAVKAGDRLTEPELGALLDLRGEVERSSSCPHGRPTSIRLTIRDLERLFGRS
- a CDS encoding SRPBCC family protein — encoded protein: MPSCTASVTIQAAPETVFRACTDLARAADRVEAITRIEVLTEGPVGVGTRFRETRVMFGREASEEMEIVEFDPPRSFVMTAESHGMRYRTAHRFVPEGSGTRVEIEFSGRAVSLGAKLLMPLGALMMGACRKALNKDLADVKRAVESGS
- a CDS encoding triose-phosphate isomerase yields the protein MRTPFVGGNWKMNTDRASGVALARAVAQGADACKGVEVAVFPPFPYLGTIADALQGSRVALGAQNLYHEKNGAFTGEVSAAMLIDCGVSAVLTGHSERRLVIGESDDLVNRKTRAALDAGLTCVLCIGETLDQRERGETDAVNERQLRAGLAGVRAEQAARLVIAYEPVWAIGTGRNASPADAQDAHARVRAVVASVFSREAAAAMRIIYGGSLKPDNAEALLARPDVDGGLVGGASLSASDFCAIVRAAETRVARPIA
- a CDS encoding rhomboid family intramembrane serine protease, which produces MAKICAVCGEDCSDRPRVKDKAGRYYCKPCEAKAAARSGFAAVAASAGTTATTMLAAAGVDDIIPIEDAHVAVEKACPVCMLRISADAVVCVHCGYDERKGIQSSTLVEGKRAGDGRVRLPCAKCGYDLTGLHAPRCPECGTIVGTTHRERIDSTVSRDVARREYTKPIVMFAVGTLATLGYFMLTGRPLAIVPYLIGTAMALPVGMIVLWLCCLGWIGFNAPFHLNALRLMGIYAVVAFALVATSWLPYRFIWLGVSGMIYAWLLAEMMDMDRSDGAIVALLTFVAMLVLGFVVLTYFS
- a CDS encoding HIT family protein, producing the protein MPETVFARIIRGEIPCHRVYEDDHVLAFLDVNPLSPGHVLVIPKEPAATLDALSDESAAAIGRVLPRICRAVLQATGAQAFNVLQNNGADAHQAVMHVHFHVIPRFPGQSAGGLGIVWRPHPLNHTDGAALAAKIAAQLAR